In a single window of the Deinococcus aetherius genome:
- a CDS encoding adenylosuccinate synthase — protein MPGIAIIGAQWGDEGKGKITDFLAPQARYVVRYQGGANAGHTVTAGGQTFKLNLLPSGVLHPGTVSVLGDGMVIDPEKFLAERQNLLDGGLRPELRISDRAHLVLPHHKYVDGRKDFVGTTGRGIGPAYADRARRVGIRFGDLADDALLRERVERLLEAKPNSTREAGWATVADALGYLLPIRNALLPFVSDTGAQLRQAIKGGENVLFEGAQATLLDLNYGTYPFVTSSHPTVGGILVGAGVNHRAVGKVYGVAKAFNTRVGHGPFATEVFGEMETRLRGDGSKPWDEFGTTTGRARRVGWLDLQLLRYAVDVNGFDGLVINKMDVLAGLDTVRVCVDYDAAGQPVYREMPGWASTDGVTSRDTLPGEAQAYLDLIEETVNCPVVIFSCGPAREQTYGEVSWG, from the coding sequence ATGCCTGGAATTGCGATTATCGGCGCGCAGTGGGGGGACGAGGGCAAGGGGAAGATCACGGACTTCCTCGCCCCGCAGGCCCGCTATGTCGTGCGTTATCAGGGTGGCGCGAACGCCGGGCACACGGTCACGGCCGGGGGGCAGACCTTCAAGCTCAACCTGCTCCCGAGCGGGGTGCTGCACCCCGGCACGGTGAGCGTCCTCGGCGACGGCATGGTGATCGACCCCGAGAAGTTCCTCGCCGAGCGCCAGAACCTGCTCGACGGCGGGCTCAGGCCGGAACTGCGGATCAGCGACCGGGCGCACCTCGTCCTGCCACACCACAAGTACGTGGACGGGCGCAAGGACTTCGTGGGCACCACGGGTCGCGGCATCGGCCCCGCCTACGCGGACCGGGCGCGGCGGGTCGGCATCCGCTTCGGAGACCTCGCGGACGACGCCCTGCTGCGCGAGCGGGTCGAGCGGCTGCTGGAGGCCAAGCCCAACTCCACCCGCGAGGCGGGCTGGGCGACCGTCGCCGACGCGCTGGGCTACCTGCTCCCCATCCGCAACGCGCTGCTGCCCTTCGTGAGCGACACCGGAGCGCAACTTCGGCAGGCCATCAAAGGCGGCGAGAACGTCCTGTTCGAGGGGGCGCAGGCCACCCTGCTCGACCTCAACTACGGCACCTACCCCTTCGTGACGAGCAGCCACCCCACGGTGGGCGGCATCCTGGTGGGGGCGGGTGTGAACCACCGGGCGGTCGGCAAGGTGTACGGGGTCGCTAAGGCTTTCAACACCCGGGTCGGCCACGGTCCCTTCGCCACCGAGGTCTTCGGGGAGATGGAGACCCGGCTGCGCGGCGACGGCTCCAAGCCCTGGGACGAGTTCGGCACGACGACGGGCCGCGCCCGCCGGGTGGGCTGGCTCGACCTCCAACTCCTGCGCTACGCCGTGGACGTGAACGGCTTCGACGGCCTGGTGATCAACAAGATGGACGTTCTCGCGGGCCTGGACACGGTCAGGGTCTGCGTGGATTACGACGCGGCGGGTCAGCCCGTCTACCGCGAGATGCCCGGCTGGGCGAGCACGGACGGCGTGACCAGCCGCGACACGCTGCCGGGGGAGGCCCAGGCCTACCTCGACCTGATCGAGGAGACGGTGAACTGCCCGGTCGTCATCTTCTCCTGCGGCCCGGCGCGCGAGCAGACCTACGGCGAGGTGAGCTGGGGCTGA
- the folE gene encoding GTP cyclohydrolase I FolE — protein MTTYPTISAADEQLEVPGLSALAHDWLSAIGEDPEREGLQRTPHRVAKAWSFLTAGYHKTLQDAAGDAVFAAEGSEMVLVKDIEFYSMCEHHMLPFYGRAHIAYIPDGKILGLSKFARIVDLYSRRLQVQERVTTQIADAVEELLNPRGVAVLMEGVHLCMAMRGVQKQNSSTTTSAMRGLFKEDMRTRMEFLSAVQTTLRSR, from the coding sequence TTGACCACCTACCCGACCATCAGCGCCGCTGATGAGCAACTCGAAGTTCCCGGGCTGAGCGCCCTGGCCCACGACTGGCTGAGCGCCATCGGCGAGGACCCGGAGCGCGAGGGGTTGCAACGAACGCCGCACCGCGTGGCGAAGGCGTGGAGTTTCCTGACCGCCGGGTACCACAAGACGCTGCAAGACGCCGCCGGGGACGCCGTGTTCGCCGCCGAGGGCAGCGAGATGGTCCTCGTGAAGGACATCGAGTTCTACTCCATGTGCGAGCACCACATGCTGCCCTTCTACGGGCGGGCGCACATCGCCTATATCCCGGACGGCAAGATCCTGGGGCTGAGCAAGTTCGCCCGCATCGTGGACCTGTACTCGCGCCGCCTCCAGGTGCAGGAGCGCGTCACCACCCAGATCGCCGACGCCGTGGAGGAGTTGCTGAACCCCCGGGGCGTCGCCGTGCTGATGGAGGGCGTCCACCTCTGCATGGCGATGCGCGGGGTGCAGAAGCAGAACTCCTCGACCACCACGAGCGCGATGCGGGGGCTGTTCAAGGAGGACATGCGGACCCGCATGGAGTTCCTGAGCGCCGTGCAGACCACCCTGCGCAGCCGCTGA
- the sufU gene encoding Fe-S cluster assembly sulfur transfer protein SufU, whose translation MLPEAVARQIISDHERRPRGRGEIAGAPHVTLDNPGCGDQVTVWVQVEEGRLAGLSFTGRGCAISQSSASLLTQTLKGKTLEEVRALAAGYRAMVMGEAPPDPVLGDLVALAGVSRLHARRKCALLAWNALDAALVEARSA comes from the coding sequence GTGCTGCCGGAAGCCGTCGCGCGCCAGATCATCAGTGACCACGAGCGGCGCCCCCGGGGCCGGGGCGAGATCGCGGGCGCTCCCCACGTGACCCTCGACAACCCCGGCTGCGGCGATCAGGTCACCGTGTGGGTGCAGGTGGAGGAGGGGCGGCTGGCCGGGCTGAGCTTCACCGGGCGTGGCTGCGCGATCAGCCAGTCGAGCGCGAGCCTGCTCACCCAGACGTTGAAGGGCAAGACGCTGGAGGAGGTCCGGGCCCTCGCCGCCGGGTACCGCGCGATGGTGATGGGCGAAGCTCCACCCGACCCGGTGCTGGGGGACCTCGTGGCACTCGCGGGCGTGAGCCGCCTGCATGCCCGGCGCAAGTGCGCTCTGCTCGCCTGGAACGCGCTGGACGCGGCGCTGGTGGAAGCCCGGAGCGCATGA
- a CDS encoding M20 family metallopeptidase: MTQTVDPVASLREQLVAWRRHLHMHPEVGFHEHETAAYIEAELRKMPGLTVSRPTATSVLAVLKGGKPGRTVLLRADIDALPMEEENTFEFRSQNPGAMHACGHDGHTAILLGVARLLSAGAANVPGEVRMIFQHAEEIGPGGAEELVMETALMDGVDVVTGLHLNSQLPVGLVAVKPGPFMAAPDTIEILIRGKGGHGAHPEQAVDPIAVGAQVVTNLQHVVSRHVAALDALVVSVTSFHSGTTHNVIPDTANMMGTVRTFDEELRNRAPGLIERVIKGVCEAHGASYEFKYEPGYRPVINTDWVAERLREIALETVGEGHYQDAKPTMGGEDFSAYLQKAPGAYFNVGSGSDEADSRWPHHHPRFTLDEASLETGVRMLHAAALRLTLPE, translated from the coding sequence ATGACCCAAACCGTGGACCCGGTCGCCTCCCTGCGCGAACAGCTCGTGGCCTGGCGGCGCCACCTGCACATGCACCCCGAGGTCGGCTTTCACGAGCACGAGACGGCGGCTTACATCGAGGCCGAGCTGCGGAAGATGCCCGGGCTGACGGTCTCACGCCCCACCGCGACGAGCGTGCTGGCGGTCCTGAAAGGGGGCAAACCGGGCCGCACGGTCCTCCTGCGCGCCGACATCGACGCCCTGCCGATGGAGGAGGAGAACACCTTTGAGTTCCGCTCGCAGAACCCGGGCGCCATGCACGCCTGCGGCCACGACGGACACACGGCGATCCTGCTGGGCGTCGCGCGCCTGCTGTCGGCGGGCGCGGCGAACGTCCCCGGCGAGGTCCGCATGATCTTCCAGCACGCCGAGGAGATCGGGCCGGGCGGCGCGGAGGAACTCGTCATGGAGACGGCTCTCATGGACGGGGTGGACGTGGTGACGGGGCTGCACCTCAACAGCCAGCTTCCGGTGGGGCTGGTGGCGGTCAAGCCGGGGCCCTTCATGGCCGCGCCCGACACCATCGAGATTCTGATCAGGGGCAAGGGCGGGCACGGGGCGCACCCCGAGCAGGCGGTCGATCCCATCGCGGTGGGGGCGCAGGTCGTCACCAACCTCCAGCATGTGGTGAGCCGCCACGTCGCCGCGCTCGACGCGCTCGTGGTGTCGGTCACGTCCTTCCACAGCGGCACGACGCACAACGTCATCCCCGACACCGCGAACATGATGGGCACGGTGCGGACCTTCGACGAGGAGTTGCGGAACCGGGCGCCGGGGCTGATCGAGCGGGTGATCAAGGGTGTGTGCGAGGCGCACGGGGCGAGTTACGAATTCAAGTACGAGCCCGGCTACCGGCCCGTCATCAACACGGACTGGGTGGCGGAGCGGCTGAGGGAGATCGCGCTGGAGACGGTGGGCGAAGGGCACTACCAGGACGCGAAACCCACGATGGGTGGGGAGGACTTCAGCGCGTACCTCCAGAAAGCACCCGGGGCGTACTTCAACGTCGGAAGCGGCAGCGACGAGGCCGACAGCCGCTGGCCGCACCACCACCCGCGCTTCACCCTCGACGAGGCCAGCCTGGAGACGGGCGTGCGGATGCTGCACGCCGCCGCGCTGCGCCTGACCCTGCCGGAGTAG
- a CDS encoding vWA domain-containing protein, translated as MGTSLDAPPHLLPADLPARVVAFAARLRAAHGFLIGPGEVTDALRALGAVDVLRLREVRDALRLVFTASPAQAPVFDAEFDAFFRPRTGPPPPELPPLLPQTEAPPPPPQRVQGEAGEPRPVPGESRAEDSLEAGEVQALQGRTPPRETEGEPDDPADPPRLLQARLSPHAGEGGRVEAGGDDLPELLRAAGALVRAVELGRAQRRVPMSRGTRLDLRRTLRGSAKTAGDPARLRWLGRPRRAPRFLIVLDGSRSMGRNATLLLRFAHALHLRARRVEVYAFSTALTRLTPTLRGAPPGEALHLPDLGDAWGGGTRIGENLLRLARDERARVTRDTIVLILSDGLDTGEPEDLTRALRDLGHRAGLLAWLSPLAATPGYQPVQRAVQAALPHLDAFLPAGGVADLHALARALRGRW; from the coding sequence GTGGGGACGAGCCTGGACGCGCCTCCCCACCTCCTCCCCGCTGACCTCCCGGCGCGGGTCGTGGCCTTCGCGGCGCGGCTCCGGGCGGCGCACGGCTTCCTGATCGGGCCCGGCGAGGTGACGGACGCCCTGCGGGCCCTCGGCGCGGTGGACGTGCTGCGCCTGCGCGAGGTGCGCGACGCGCTGCGGCTGGTCTTCACCGCCAGCCCGGCCCAGGCGCCCGTCTTCGACGCCGAGTTCGACGCCTTCTTCCGGCCCCGCACCGGGCCGCCCCCGCCCGAGTTGCCGCCTCTCCTGCCGCAGACGGAGGCGCCGCCCCCCCCTCCCCAGCGGGTTCAGGGGGAGGCGGGGGAGCCGCGCCCGGTGCCCGGCGAGTCGCGGGCCGAGGACTCGCTGGAGGCGGGGGAGGTTCAGGCCCTCCAGGGCCGCACCCCCCCGCGCGAGACGGAGGGCGAGCCGGACGACCCGGCAGACCCGCCCCGGCTGCTCCAGGCCCGGCTCAGCCCCCACGCGGGGGAGGGGGGCCGGGTGGAGGCGGGGGGCGACGATCTGCCGGAACTGCTGCGGGCGGCGGGGGCCCTCGTGCGGGCGGTGGAGCTGGGGCGGGCCCAGCGGCGGGTCCCCATGTCGCGGGGAACGCGGCTCGACCTGCGGCGGACCCTGCGGGGCTCGGCCAAGACGGCGGGCGACCCGGCGCGGCTGCGCTGGCTGGGCCGCCCGCGCCGCGCGCCCCGCTTCCTAATCGTGCTGGACGGCAGCCGCAGCATGGGCCGGAACGCCACGCTGCTGCTGCGCTTCGCCCACGCGCTGCACCTGCGGGCGCGGCGGGTGGAGGTCTACGCCTTCAGCACGGCACTGACCCGCCTGACTCCCACCCTGCGCGGCGCTCCCCCCGGCGAGGCGCTGCACCTCCCCGACCTCGGCGACGCCTGGGGGGGCGGCACCCGCATCGGGGAGAACCTGCTGCGGCTGGCCCGCGACGAACGGGCGCGCGTGACCCGCGACACTATCGTGCTCATCCTCAGCGACGGCCTCGACACCGGGGAGCCGGAGGATCTGACCCGCGCCCTGCGGGACCTCGGGCACCGGGCGGGCCTGCTCGCCTGGCTCTCGCCGCTCGCCGCCACGCCCGGGTATCAACCCGTGCAGCGCGCGGTGCAGGCCGCCCTGCCGCACCTCGACGCTTTCCTGCCCGCCGGGGGGGTGGCCGACCTGCACGCGTTGGCCCGGGCGTTGCGGGGGCGGTGGTAG
- a CDS encoding AAA family ATPase — protein MSDRPEPSPTAPVPAPIDLRTAFRERGYVAGDALVTALRLVVALGKPLLLEGPAGVGKTEAAKTLAGALGARLIRLQCYEGLDAQAALYEWNYARQLLHLRAAEAGGRPVTDAELYGPEFLMRRPLLEAISQPTPPVLLIDEVDRADDAFEAFLLELLAEWQVTVPELGTITATARPHVILTSNRARELSDALRRRCLYLWVDYPSRAQELEIVKARLPGISESLAAQVTRAVHTLRELPLGKPPGVAETLDWAAALVALHRDHLDEGALHVTLGAVLKLREDQALARATLERLARG, from the coding sequence ATGAGTGACCGCCCCGAGCCGAGCCCCACCGCCCCCGTCCCCGCGCCGATTGATCTGCGCACCGCCTTCCGGGAGCGGGGATACGTGGCGGGGGACGCGCTGGTGACGGCGCTGCGGCTCGTCGTGGCGCTGGGCAAGCCCCTGCTGCTGGAGGGCCCGGCGGGGGTGGGCAAGACCGAGGCGGCGAAGACGCTGGCGGGGGCGCTGGGCGCCCGGCTGATCCGCCTCCAGTGTTACGAGGGGCTGGACGCGCAGGCCGCCCTCTACGAGTGGAACTACGCCCGTCAACTCCTGCACCTGCGCGCGGCGGAGGCGGGCGGGCGCCCGGTGACCGACGCCGAACTCTACGGCCCCGAGTTCCTGATGCGCCGCCCCCTGCTGGAGGCGATCAGCCAGCCCACCCCGCCCGTCCTGCTGATCGACGAGGTGGACCGCGCCGACGACGCCTTCGAGGCCTTCCTCCTCGAACTCCTCGCGGAGTGGCAGGTCACGGTGCCGGAGCTGGGGACGATCACCGCGACCGCCCGCCCCCACGTGATCCTGACGAGCAACCGCGCCCGGGAACTCAGCGACGCCCTGCGCCGCCGCTGCCTGTACCTGTGGGTGGACTACCCCAGCCGGGCGCAGGAGCTGGAGATCGTCAAGGCCCGGCTTCCCGGCATCAGCGAATCTCTCGCCGCCCAGGTCACGCGCGCCGTCCACACCCTGCGCGAGCTGCCGCTGGGCAAGCCGCCGGGGGTGGCGGAGACGCTCGACTGGGCCGCCGCGCTCGTCGCCCTGCACCGCGACCACCTCGACGAGGGGGCGTTGCACGTCACCCTGGGGGCCGTCCTCAAGCTGCGCGAGGACCAGGCCCTCGCCCGCGCGACCCTGGAACGGCTGGCGAGAGGCTGA
- a CDS encoding acyltransferase family protein: MRLNSFDALRILAALAVMVSHAWQVTSGGIDTDPLYRLSDGQMTLGALAVTAFFGMSGYLVMGSWERRPDVVAFARARALRIWPALITVVAATVVLVGPVLSTDPGYWTGAQTWAYAQNLFLHQPPGGQRFLPGMFETNPLPRVVDGPLWTLEYEVGCYTAVLALGAARLLTRESVTALALALALIVWRVPGAQGQPWLYLPLAFATGAALHAWRTRVPWRRDLALAALLLVVAGTAGTGLRPLASTAGLYALLHLGRGWRLAGWGRWGDPSYGIYLWGMLVQQVVVSLGCGLTPASNLLISVPMTVVLAYTSWHLVERRALALKDRPALHLPSILARVRDA, translated from the coding sequence GTGAGACTCAACAGCTTCGACGCCCTGCGTATCCTTGCCGCTCTGGCTGTGATGGTCTCCCACGCCTGGCAGGTGACGAGCGGCGGCATCGACACGGACCCACTGTACCGACTCTCGGATGGGCAGATGACGCTCGGGGCGCTCGCCGTCACGGCGTTCTTCGGGATGAGCGGTTACCTGGTCATGGGGTCGTGGGAGCGCCGACCGGACGTGGTGGCGTTCGCCCGGGCCCGGGCCCTGCGCATCTGGCCCGCCCTGATCACGGTTGTGGCCGCGACCGTGGTCCTGGTCGGCCCGGTGTTGAGCACGGACCCCGGGTACTGGACGGGCGCGCAGACATGGGCGTACGCGCAGAACCTGTTCCTGCATCAGCCCCCCGGGGGCCAGCGGTTCCTGCCGGGGATGTTCGAGACCAATCCGCTGCCCCGCGTAGTCGACGGGCCGCTTTGGACGCTGGAGTACGAGGTGGGGTGCTATACCGCAGTGCTGGCTCTGGGCGCTGCACGGCTGCTCACCCGGGAGAGCGTCACGGCCCTGGCCCTGGCCCTCGCCCTGATCGTCTGGCGGGTACCGGGGGCACAGGGGCAACCGTGGCTCTATCTCCCCCTCGCCTTTGCGACTGGTGCGGCGCTGCACGCCTGGCGGACCCGAGTGCCGTGGCGGCGCGACCTCGCCCTCGCGGCGCTCCTGCTGGTCGTCGCGGGGACTGCTGGGACGGGATTGCGCCCGCTCGCCAGCACCGCCGGGCTGTACGCCCTGCTCCACCTGGGACGGGGTTGGCGTCTGGCAGGCTGGGGACGCTGGGGCGATCCCAGCTACGGCATCTACCTGTGGGGGATGTTGGTTCAGCAGGTGGTCGTGTCCCTCGGCTGCGGCCTCACGCCCGCCTCCAACCTGCTCATCAGCGTCCCAATGACCGTAGTGCTGGCTTACACCTCCTGGCACCTCGTGGAGCGGCGTGCCCTGGCACTCAAGGATCGCCCAGCCCTTCACCTTCCGTCCATCCTGGCGCGGGTGAGGGACGCGTGA
- a CDS encoding SRPBCC family protein, with protein sequence MKLNYSGQEQVQAPPAAVWAFVQDPERVARCLPDVQEVVVHDQTHMDATVQVGVGMVRGKFKFKIEVLPDEAANRVNVKVQGGGLGSVVDLTAGANIVDNGNGTTTLDWTGDATMRGPVATVGGRVLDAQAQKLIQKTFQNMSAQVGEQSGTLA encoded by the coding sequence CAGCGGTCAGGAGCAGGTGCAGGCCCCCCCGGCGGCGGTGTGGGCCTTCGTGCAGGACCCCGAGCGGGTGGCGCGCTGCCTGCCCGACGTGCAGGAGGTCGTCGTCCACGACCAGACCCACATGGACGCGACCGTGCAGGTCGGCGTGGGGATGGTGCGCGGCAAGTTCAAGTTCAAGATCGAGGTGCTTCCCGACGAGGCGGCCAACCGCGTGAACGTGAAGGTGCAGGGCGGCGGCCTGGGCAGCGTGGTGGATCTGACGGCGGGAGCGAACATCGTGGACAACGGCAACGGCACGACCACCCTCGATTGGACGGGCGACGCGACCATGCGCGGCCCGGTCGCCACGGTGGGCGGGCGCGTCCTCGACGCCCAGGCGCAGAAGCTCATCCAGAAGACCTTCCAGAACATGAGTGCGCAGGTGGGCGAGCAGTCGGGCACCCTGGCCTGA